One stretch of Corvus hawaiiensis isolate bCorHaw1 chromosome 1, bCorHaw1.pri.cur, whole genome shotgun sequence DNA includes these proteins:
- the CDK5R1 gene encoding cyclin-dependent kinase 5 activator 1 produces the protein MGTVLSLSPSYRKAPLFEEGAATVGHYTAVQNSKNAKEKGLKRHSLISVLPWKRIAAVSAKKKSSKKVQPNGGYQSNVTHLNNENLKKSLSCANLATFAPPPPPAAAAAALASAQKAPPAAPAAAAATPRRVVVQASTSELLRCLGEFLCRRCYRLKHLSPTDPVLWLRSVDRSLLLQGWQDQGFITPANVVFLYMLCRDVISAEVASDHELQAVLLTCLYLSYSYMGNEISYPLKPFLVESCKEAFWDRCLSIIDLMSPKMLQVNADPHYFTQVFADLKKESGSEEKGRLLIGLDR, from the coding sequence ATGGGCACGGTGCTGTCGCTGTCGCCGAGCTACCGGAAGGCCCCGCTGTTCGAGGAGGGGGCGGCCACGGTGGGGCACTACACGGCGGTGCAGAACAGCAAGAACGCGAAGGAGAAGGGCCTGAAGCGGCACTCGCTGATCTCGGTGCTGCCCTGGAAGCGCATCGCCGCCGTCTCCGCCAAGAAGAAGAGCTCCAAGAAGGTGCAGCCCAACGGCGGCTACCAGAGCAACGTGACCCACCTCAACAACGAGAACCTGAAGAAGTCGCTTTCCTGCGCCAACCTCGCCACCTtcgcccccccgccgccccccgccgccgccgccgccgccctcgcCTCGGCGCAGAAGGCGCCCccggccgcgcccgccgccgccgccgccaccccGCGCCGGGTCGTGGTGCAGGCGTCCACCAGCGAGCTGCTGCGCTGCCTCGGCGAGTTCCTGTGCCGCCGCTGCTACCGCCTGAAGCACCTCTCGCCCACCGACCCCGTGCTCTGGCTGCGCTCCGTGGACCGctcgctgctgctgcagggctggcaggaccAGGGCTTCATCACGCCGGCCAACGTGGTCTTCCTCTACATGCTGTGCCGGGACGTCATCTCGGCCGAGGTGGCCAGCGACCACGAactgcaggcagtgctgctcaCCTGCCTGTACCTCTCCTACTCCTACATGGGCAACGAGATCTCCTACCCGCTGAAGCCCTTCCTGGTGGAGAGCTGTAAGGAGGCCTTCTGGGACCGCTGCCTCTCCATCATCGACCTCATGAGCCCCAAGATGCTGCAGGTCAACGCCGACCCGCACTACTTCACCCAGGTCTTCGCCGACCTTAAGAAGGAGAGCGGCTCCGAGGAGAAGGGCCGACTGCTCATCGGCCTCGACCGGTGa